Sequence from the Candidatus Omnitrophota bacterium genome:
CAGATCCGGCTCCCAGGACAACACATCCAATTCCAAAAGAATCAGCGAATGCGGGGTGGCATAGCCCGCAGCCCCCACATTGATGACTTCAATCTTATCCGTCCCCAAACGGGACCGGAGTTCTTGCTCAAGCAAGGCCGGGTAGTGCCGGCCATTGGGATCTTTGGCCGTAGTGGATCCGCCGAAACACACAATCCGGAAAGTACCCTCCGGCTTTTGCAGAGGATAAAAGGCATCCCCGTCCGCAGAAGAGATGCAGCGCACGCCTCCCTCTTCACAATACAAATCAAAACCGCTTGTGCGAAAAGGAATGAGCGGCCTGCGAACACGTGCCAGTTCGTTCCGGTGCTGAGAGAAGAAGCCCCTGCCCAGGAACAGGTCTCCCGCTCGAATCCCCAGCTCCAAGACAACAAGAGTCACCAGAAGAGCCAGGAATCCGATCCTGAGGGCTTGCCACTTATTTGGTTTTGAGATGGGATTTCTCACAGTTCATCTTCTTCGCAGGAATTCTCAAGCCAACAGGTCCATTGTAGAAAGAAAATGCCAAAAGGGCCAGCACACCCGTCCAGCACTTCTGCCAACACCGCTTTAGCAAAGCGTGCCCCCCTTGATAAAAAGGCTTCGCTACTGTATTTTGGTGGCCGGGGTTACCCTGTTTGCGACGCCCCATTACAGAGAGTTCTCCTTGGACATTGTTGGATACGCTGACAATCTCAATCCTCGCTATGCAATGTATCTGGCCCTCTTCCATGGCTACCGCGCCTTCATGCCCCTAGGTCTTCAGAAAGCCTATAGTGCCTGGATAGGCCCCAAGCGCGAACAAGCGGTTTTCCTGTGGATTCCCAAATCCGCCGGATCGAGCGTCTGGACAGCCCTGCAAAAATATCATTGTCCAAAGCTAAGAGACCCCTGGGAAGTCCGGTTTTGTTTCTGCCAGAAGGGCCTTGTGACCTTCGGGCACCAGTCCTATTGGAGTCTTTTTGACTTGGGGCTTATTTCCGAGGGCTTCCACCAACGTTCATTCAAGTTCGCATTCGTCCGGAACCCCTACGACCGCGCAATATCTCTCTGGGGGTACCTCAAACGGGTGGAATGGATCCCCAACAATCTCTCCTTCAGAACTTTTGCTTATCTATTGCAAGACCGGGCTTTTCCTCCAGTAGGCCCCTATCACGTCAAGGGCCTCAGCCACTGCAACCCACAGGTATGCTGGCTCAAGAATCCGGAAGGCAAAATCTTTGCTGATTACGTGGGAAAACTGGAAAACATAAACGAGGATTTTGCAAATATCTGTAAACGGCTGGACATCGAGGTC
This genomic interval carries:
- a CDS encoding sulfotransferase family 2 domain-containing protein is translated as MIKRLRYCILVAGVTLFATPHYREFSLDIVGYADNLNPRYAMYLALFHGYRAFMPLGLQKAYSAWIGPKREQAVFLWIPKSAGSSVWTALQKYHCPKLRDPWEVRFCFCQKGLVTFGHQSYWSLFDLGLISEGFHQRSFKFAFVRNPYDRAISLWGYLKRVEWIPNNLSFRTFAYLLQDRAFPPVGPYHVKGLSHCNPQVCWLKNPEGKIFADYVGKLENINEDFANICKRLDIEVELPHLNKTSHKPYQEYYDEETKEIIGRVYAEDLSAFGYTFEESTRQSA